A part of Citrifermentans bremense genomic DNA contains:
- a CDS encoding (Fe-S)-binding protein produces the protein METVTPFKEIIDVIKDKGGDSLKYCYQCGLCDSVCPWNRVRQFSMRKVVRQGVFGLTEIEQEEIWRCSTCGTCPSRCPRGVNQIEAGVALRTMGAEYDVYPGHVSTIRNVVASLTSEGNSIGGERAKRGDWAKELQVKPYAEGMEALYFTGCYLSYDPRMRRVAQATATILNKAGVKFGILGDKESCCGESIRKTGNEELFKKLAKENIRNFIDHGVKKVIVSSPHCYHTFKNEYPEFMVNFEVVFISQLIEQLINEGRLEIKGEFAKKVTYHDPCYLGRHNGVYDEPRNVLKKVPGLEFTEMAENREQSLCCGGGGGRIWMETPKEERFADLRLRQAVQAGAEVLATSCPYCITNFTDSSLDLADHEKVEVKDLTEIIAEVI, from the coding sequence GTGGAAACCGTGACTCCATTCAAAGAGATAATCGATGTCATCAAGGACAAGGGCGGCGATTCGCTCAAATACTGCTACCAGTGCGGTCTTTGCGACTCGGTCTGCCCCTGGAACCGGGTGCGGCAGTTCAGCATGCGCAAGGTGGTCAGGCAGGGGGTCTTCGGCCTCACCGAGATCGAGCAGGAAGAGATCTGGCGCTGCAGCACCTGCGGCACCTGTCCCAGCCGCTGCCCCAGGGGGGTGAACCAGATAGAGGCGGGGGTGGCGCTGAGGACCATGGGGGCGGAGTACGACGTCTACCCCGGCCACGTAAGCACCATCAGGAACGTGGTGGCGAGCCTCACCAGCGAGGGGAACTCCATCGGCGGCGAGCGCGCGAAAAGGGGGGACTGGGCCAAGGAGCTGCAGGTGAAGCCGTACGCGGAGGGGATGGAAGCCCTCTACTTCACCGGCTGCTACCTAAGCTACGACCCCAGGATGAGGAGGGTGGCCCAGGCCACCGCGACGATACTCAACAAGGCGGGGGTGAAGTTCGGCATCCTCGGCGACAAGGAGAGCTGCTGCGGGGAAAGCATCAGAAAGACCGGCAACGAGGAGCTCTTCAAGAAGCTCGCCAAGGAGAACATCAGGAACTTCATCGACCACGGCGTGAAGAAGGTGATCGTCTCCTCTCCCCACTGCTACCACACCTTCAAGAACGAGTACCCCGAGTTCATGGTGAACTTCGAGGTGGTCTTCATCTCCCAGTTGATCGAGCAGCTTATCAACGAGGGGAGGCTCGAGATCAAGGGGGAGTTCGCCAAGAAGGTCACCTATCACGACCCCTGCTACCTGGGGCGCCACAACGGCGTCTACGACGAACCGAGGAACGTGCTGAAAAAGGTGCCCGGCCTCGAGTTCACCGAGATGGCCGAAAACCGCGAACAGTCGCTTTGCTGCGGCGGTGGCGGCGGCAGGATCTGGATGGAGACCCCGAAGGAGGAGCGCTTCGCCGACTTGAGGCTCAGGCAGGCGGTCCAGGCTGGGGCCGAGGTGCTCGCCACCTCCTGCCCCTACTGCATCACCAACTTCACCGACTCGAGCCTCGACCTGGCCGATCACGAGAAGGTGGAGGTGAAGGACCTGACCGAGATCATCGCCGAGGTGATCTGA
- a CDS encoding Rrf2 family transcriptional regulator has product MKLNKASLFALISVLELASDPERQLSTSDIADKYGISSHHLAKVMRNLVHQGVVQAMRGVGGGYRFAGNVNRTTLLDIIQLFETLESELDLPHWNKAAEPVVSELHSVTNEIDTVTRAILDTITLATVLKNTRATGEGAAEASPPGRASKTAAG; this is encoded by the coding sequence ATGAAGCTAAACAAGGCAAGCCTTTTCGCGCTTATCTCAGTCCTGGAGCTGGCCAGCGACCCTGAGCGGCAGCTTTCCACCTCCGACATCGCCGACAAGTACGGCATCTCTTCGCACCACCTGGCCAAGGTGATGCGCAACCTCGTGCACCAGGGTGTGGTCCAGGCGATGCGCGGCGTAGGGGGCGGCTACCGCTTCGCCGGCAACGTGAACCGCACCACCTTGCTGGACATCATCCAGCTCTTCGAGACCCTGGAGAGCGAACTCGACCTCCCCCACTGGAACAAGGCGGCGGAGCCGGTGGTCTCGGAGCTGCACAGCGTGACCAACGAGATCGACACGGTCACCCGCGCCATCCTCGACACCATAACCCTGGCCACGGTGCTGAAGAACACGCGGGCGACCGGCGAGGGAGCGGCGGAGGCAAGCCCGCCGGGCAGGGCCTCCAAAACGGCTGCAGGTTGA
- a CDS encoding acyl-CoA thioesterase: MEQFRYYLRVRYYECDAQKVVYNANYANYAGLATTEFLRTLAGWDLLQGDLDFMLVSQNVQWRSPARFDEVLEISVAVKEVGNSSLTIVTDFRSAGKDAVIASAETVRVLVDAKTLQKVEIPPELRRAFEKGAPGVVMDHAGYLQLDDFVFS; the protein is encoded by the coding sequence ATGGAACAGTTTCGATACTATCTCAGGGTCCGCTACTACGAGTGCGACGCGCAGAAGGTGGTCTACAACGCGAACTACGCCAACTACGCGGGTTTGGCTACCACGGAATTCCTGAGGACGCTCGCGGGGTGGGACCTGTTGCAGGGAGACCTCGATTTCATGCTGGTGAGCCAGAACGTGCAGTGGCGCTCCCCGGCGCGCTTCGACGAGGTCCTGGAGATATCGGTGGCGGTGAAGGAGGTGGGAAACAGTTCGCTCACCATCGTCACCGACTTCAGGAGCGCCGGAAAAGACGCGGTGATCGCCTCGGCCGAGACGGTCCGGGTGCTGGTCGACGCCAAAACCCTGCAAAAGGTGGAGATCCCGCCGGAGCTGCGCCGTGCCTTCGAGAAGGGCGCCCCCGGCGTCGTGATGGACCACGCTGGTTACCTGCAGCTGGACGATTTTGTATTTTCCTAA
- a CDS encoding GNAT family N-acetyltransferase has protein sequence MSKITIRDAIPSDLEAIIALDRTPNEDKTGYWQSIFQHYVVAGRPDRVFLVAQEGKSPVGFIIGEVRAWEFGSPPCGWVFALRVSHTTREGGIGTRMFTEICQRLKKAGVDTVRTMVDIDNKLTLSFFRGMGMRTGRYVELEKRID, from the coding sequence ATGAGCAAGATAACCATCAGGGACGCCATTCCAAGCGACTTGGAAGCCATCATCGCTTTGGACCGGACGCCCAACGAGGACAAGACGGGGTACTGGCAGAGCATCTTCCAGCATTACGTGGTGGCTGGACGTCCGGACCGGGTCTTCCTTGTCGCGCAAGAAGGGAAGTCGCCGGTTGGCTTCATCATCGGCGAGGTCCGTGCCTGGGAGTTCGGCTCCCCCCCCTGCGGCTGGGTGTTCGCCCTCAGGGTGTCCCATACCACCCGCGAAGGCGGGATCGGCACCAGGATGTTCACCGAGATCTGCCAGCGCCTGAAAAAGGCCGGCGTGGACACGGTGCGCACCATGGTGGACATCGACAACAAGCTCACCCTCTCATTCTTCCGCGGCATGGGGATGCGGACCGGGCGCTACGTCGAGCTGGAAAAACGAATCGACTGA
- a CDS encoding hydrogenase iron-sulfur subunit: protein MTTGKEHKPRVVGFLCTWUAYGAADLAGVSRLQYTTETKIIRVMCTGRVDLAFILRAFRQGADGVFIGGCWPGECHYVTEGNYDVLKNVHIAKKMLQRIGINPDRLRLEWISASEGMRYAEVMNEFGKNLKELGALGKGEGIEERSLKLRMEAAYNLVPYVKLVERERIRQRFKTEEEYEAYFASEELESLFDDLVTDNLAVSQMTLLLKEKPLSTAEIASALNLSAADVNRHIKTSSRKGLVKYDEDLKAYALA, encoded by the coding sequence ATGACAACCGGAAAAGAGCATAAGCCCAGGGTCGTCGGTTTCCTGTGCACTTGGTGAGCGTACGGCGCTGCCGACCTGGCTGGAGTTTCCAGACTGCAATATACGACAGAGACGAAGATCATCAGGGTGATGTGCACCGGCAGGGTTGACCTGGCTTTCATCCTCAGGGCGTTCAGGCAAGGCGCCGACGGGGTGTTCATCGGGGGATGCTGGCCCGGCGAATGCCACTACGTCACCGAGGGTAACTACGACGTACTGAAGAACGTGCATATCGCCAAGAAGATGCTGCAAAGGATCGGCATCAACCCGGACCGCCTGAGGCTCGAGTGGATCTCGGCCTCGGAGGGGATGCGCTACGCCGAGGTGATGAACGAGTTCGGCAAGAACCTGAAGGAACTGGGCGCCTTGGGCAAGGGAGAGGGGATCGAGGAGCGCTCCCTGAAGCTCAGGATGGAAGCGGCCTACAACCTGGTCCCCTACGTGAAGCTGGTGGAGAGGGAGAGGATCAGGCAGCGCTTCAAGACCGAGGAGGAGTACGAGGCCTACTTCGCCAGCGAGGAGCTGGAGTCGCTCTTCGACGACCTGGTGACGGACAACCTGGCCGTGAGCCAGATGACGCTCCTTTTGAAGGAGAAGCCGCTTTCAACCGCCGAGATCGCCTCGGCGCTCAATCTCTCCGCGGCCGACGTCAACAGGCACATCAAGACATCGAGCAGGAAAGGGCTGGTCAAGTACGACGAGGATTTGAAGGCGTACGCGCTGGCTTAA
- a CDS encoding aldehyde ferredoxin oxidoreductase family protein: protein MRYAETGYVLEVDLTKGNIERVATDPKDTELYLGGLGTNAKLLWDRVPADVDAFSPDNLLIFAAGLLCGTPATGCNRTIVSTISPQTKLMAFSMMGGFWAPELKYAGYDKVVLRGKSQSLVYLYINNDKVEIRDASHLKGKGAIETAELIKKELNEPRAQVAAIGLAGENRVFYASIEQGRSSASRGGIGAVMGDKGVKAVVVRGTKDLCVAKPKEFNDLCGEVLDYIKHREDNPIPDVMPILAGLGSPQEMKVHDEKWHTENFNWGNARTRRKDFWTEEVDHAWAETMEKARTRLISCFNCPMKCGATISMEGLPTYMMKCFTKLTYTMAAFSDLDFGLRMAQKATEYGLDGFSTPQVMAFALELLEKGILKQSDFPGMPEDNEAKFFYLLDMIVNRDGIGDILAEGTYWAARKIGNGAEEFAHNNIKKHEQLPLKLSMLNPIYYLMYCTGEKINITQIEGQFPQAPYPKVEQREEFVKDWIQVPDDKFKDIFLQWEPRGEKSMPNFPTVDMCCDIVDWQEMMHYIDDALGQCAGLSSFPLKPPYHIHNYPKFISAGAGIEMDKEKLMKAAKRYRTLVRAINIRRGMRRVDEQPPANHWKNRFPELEKELLDSYYKLKGWNDDGIPTKETLEELGLGYVAREFERTGVYDGKPAVTAAATQQETLLSGGVQP, encoded by the coding sequence ATGAGGTATGCAGAGACAGGATACGTGCTGGAAGTCGACCTGACCAAGGGGAACATCGAGAGGGTGGCGACCGATCCCAAGGACACCGAGCTTTACTTGGGCGGCTTAGGGACCAACGCCAAGCTTCTGTGGGACCGCGTCCCGGCTGACGTCGACGCCTTTTCTCCGGACAACCTTCTTATTTTCGCCGCCGGCCTTCTGTGCGGAACGCCGGCCACCGGGTGCAACCGCACCATAGTCTCCACCATCTCTCCGCAGACTAAGCTCATGGCCTTCTCGATGATGGGAGGTTTCTGGGCGCCGGAATTGAAGTACGCGGGGTACGACAAGGTGGTCCTGCGCGGCAAGTCGCAAAGCCTCGTCTATCTCTACATCAACAACGACAAGGTTGAGATCCGCGACGCCTCGCACCTGAAAGGGAAGGGGGCCATCGAGACCGCCGAGCTCATCAAGAAGGAGCTGAACGAGCCGAGAGCACAGGTCGCGGCCATCGGCCTCGCCGGCGAGAACCGGGTCTTCTACGCATCCATCGAGCAGGGTAGATCCTCCGCCTCCCGCGGCGGCATCGGAGCCGTGATGGGGGACAAGGGGGTCAAGGCGGTTGTTGTTCGCGGCACCAAGGACCTCTGCGTCGCCAAGCCTAAGGAGTTCAACGACCTCTGCGGCGAGGTGCTCGACTACATCAAGCACCGCGAGGACAACCCGATCCCCGACGTGATGCCGATCCTGGCAGGGCTTGGCAGCCCGCAGGAGATGAAGGTCCACGACGAGAAGTGGCACACCGAGAACTTCAACTGGGGCAACGCCCGCACCCGCCGCAAGGACTTCTGGACCGAGGAGGTTGACCACGCCTGGGCCGAGACCATGGAAAAGGCGAGGACCCGCCTCATCAGCTGCTTCAACTGTCCCATGAAGTGCGGCGCCACCATCTCCATGGAGGGGCTCCCCACCTACATGATGAAGTGCTTCACCAAGCTCACCTACACCATGGCGGCCTTCTCCGACCTCGACTTCGGCCTGAGGATGGCGCAGAAGGCGACCGAGTACGGCCTGGACGGCTTCTCCACCCCGCAGGTCATGGCCTTCGCGCTGGAGCTTTTGGAGAAGGGGATCCTGAAACAAAGCGACTTCCCCGGGATGCCCGAGGACAACGAGGCGAAGTTCTTCTACCTGCTGGACATGATCGTCAACCGCGACGGCATCGGCGACATCCTGGCCGAGGGTACCTACTGGGCCGCGAGGAAGATCGGCAACGGCGCCGAGGAGTTCGCCCACAACAACATCAAGAAGCACGAGCAGCTCCCCTTGAAGCTCTCCATGCTGAACCCCATCTACTACCTGATGTACTGCACCGGGGAGAAGATCAACATCACCCAGATCGAGGGGCAGTTCCCGCAGGCGCCGTACCCGAAAGTCGAGCAGCGCGAGGAGTTCGTCAAGGACTGGATCCAGGTTCCCGACGACAAGTTCAAGGACATCTTCCTGCAGTGGGAGCCGCGCGGCGAGAAGTCGATGCCCAACTTCCCGACCGTGGACATGTGCTGCGACATCGTGGACTGGCAGGAGATGATGCACTACATCGACGACGCGCTGGGGCAGTGCGCGGGGCTATCCTCCTTCCCGCTCAAGCCTCCGTACCACATCCACAACTACCCGAAGTTCATCTCCGCCGGCGCCGGCATCGAGATGGACAAGGAGAAGCTCATGAAGGCCGCCAAGCGCTACCGCACGCTGGTTAGGGCCATCAACATCCGCCGCGGCATGAGAAGGGTCGACGAGCAGCCGCCGGCGAACCACTGGAAGAACAGGTTCCCGGAGCTGGAGAAGGAGCTTCTCGATTCCTACTACAAGTTGAAGGGGTGGAACGACGACGGCATCCCGACCAAGGAGACCCTGGAGGAGTTGGGGCTTGGCTACGTGGCGAGGGAGTTCGAAAGGACCGGCGTCTATGACGGAAAGCCCGCCGTAACCGCCGCGGCCACGCAGCAGGAGACACTTTTAAGTGGAGGGGTACAGCCGTGA
- a CDS encoding 4Fe-4S dicluster domain-containing protein — protein sequence MSETRKRTIKTINIDADKCNGCRACEVICSSFHAMPPYSSNNPARSRVRVVRDPLRDIYIPLYAGDYTESECMGRDKFVIDGKEYDECGFCRTSCPSRDLFREPDSGLPLKCDLCDGEPEPLCVKWCLVGALSVTEREIEEPSDEQKHNELEVGLQSLMKRFGTEKLLDTVGQITKG from the coding sequence GTGAGCGAGACCAGGAAAAGAACCATCAAAACGATAAACATCGACGCCGACAAGTGCAACGGCTGCCGCGCCTGCGAGGTGATCTGCTCCTCCTTCCACGCCATGCCGCCCTACAGCAGCAACAACCCGGCCCGCTCCAGGGTCCGCGTGGTGCGCGACCCGCTTCGCGACATCTACATCCCGCTCTACGCGGGCGACTACACCGAGAGCGAGTGCATGGGGCGCGACAAGTTCGTGATCGACGGCAAGGAATACGACGAGTGCGGCTTCTGCCGCACCTCCTGCCCCTCGCGCGACCTCTTCCGCGAGCCGGACTCAGGCCTTCCCTTGAAGTGCGACCTCTGCGACGGCGAGCCGGAACCGCTCTGCGTCAAATGGTGCCTGGTCGGGGCGCTGTCGGTGACCGAGCGCGAGATCGAGGAACCGAGTGACGAGCAGAAGCACAACGAGCTGGAGGTAGGTCTCCAATCCCTGATGAAGAGGTTCGGGACCGAGAAGCTCCTCGATACGGTGGGCCAGATCACCAAAGGCTAA
- the oah gene encoding 6-oxocyclohex-1-ene-1-carbonyl-CoA hydratase, which produces MATTDEIIKRTAPSHLIDHNLIDREVESLCDGMVKYEKRPAKRKDGSRVQGLYNAWIIFNNPKQFNSYTTDMVKATILAFRRASVDREVSAVVFTGVGEKAFCTGGNTKEYAEYYAGNPQEYRQYMRLFNDMVSAILGCDKPVVCRVNGMRIGGGQEIGMACDFSVAHDLANFGQAGPKHGSAAIGGATDFLPVMIGCEQAMVSGTLCEPFSAHKAARLGIIADVVPALKIDGKFVPNPTVVTDKFIDEYGRVIHGEFRTGTQFKEGLALIKEGEIDLSMLDQKVEELCAKLIDTFPECMTKSLEELRKPKLNAWNANKENSRAWLALNMMNEARTGFRAFNEGTKETGREIEFVKLRQGLAVGTPWTEELVESLMPGAQR; this is translated from the coding sequence GTGGCAACTACCGACGAGATCATCAAGAGAACCGCACCGTCCCATCTGATCGATCACAACCTGATCGACCGCGAGGTGGAGAGCCTGTGCGACGGGATGGTGAAGTACGAGAAGCGTCCCGCGAAGAGAAAGGACGGAAGCCGGGTGCAGGGGCTGTACAACGCCTGGATCATCTTCAACAACCCCAAGCAGTTCAACTCCTATACCACCGACATGGTGAAGGCGACCATCCTGGCCTTCCGCCGCGCTTCCGTCGACCGCGAGGTAAGCGCCGTGGTCTTTACCGGCGTGGGGGAGAAGGCATTTTGCACCGGCGGCAATACCAAGGAGTACGCCGAGTACTACGCGGGCAACCCGCAGGAGTACCGCCAGTACATGAGGCTCTTCAACGACATGGTTTCCGCCATCCTTGGGTGCGACAAGCCGGTCGTCTGCAGGGTCAACGGGATGAGGATCGGTGGCGGTCAGGAGATCGGCATGGCCTGCGACTTCTCCGTCGCGCACGATCTTGCCAACTTCGGCCAGGCCGGCCCCAAGCACGGCTCCGCGGCCATCGGCGGCGCCACCGATTTTCTCCCGGTCATGATCGGCTGCGAGCAGGCCATGGTCTCCGGCACGCTTTGCGAGCCGTTCTCCGCCCACAAGGCGGCGCGTCTGGGGATCATCGCCGACGTGGTTCCGGCGCTCAAGATCGACGGCAAGTTCGTCCCGAACCCCACCGTCGTCACCGACAAGTTCATCGACGAGTACGGCCGCGTCATCCACGGCGAGTTCAGGACCGGGACCCAGTTCAAGGAAGGTCTGGCGCTGATCAAGGAAGGGGAGATCGACCTCTCCATGCTGGACCAGAAGGTGGAGGAGCTCTGCGCCAAGCTGATCGACACCTTCCCCGAGTGCATGACCAAGAGCCTGGAAGAACTGAGGAAGCCGAAGTTGAACGCCTGGAACGCCAACAAGGAGAACTCCAGGGCGTGGCTCGCGCTCAACATGATGAACGAGGCGCGCACCGGCTTCAGGGCCTTCAACGAGGGGACCAAGGAGACCGGCCGCGAGATCGAATTCGTGAAGCTGCGCCAGGGACTCGCCGTCGGGACCCCGTGGACCGAGGAGCTCGTGGAAAGCCTGATGCCGGGAGCGCAGAGGTAA
- a CDS encoding CoB--CoM heterodisulfide reductase iron-sulfur subunit A family protein, with protein sequence MNTAERNIGDVLIVGGGISGIQAALDLANSGFRVFLVDKSPALGGKMSQLDKTFPTNDCSMCIESPKFIECSRNPNIEIITYTEVDRVEGEAGDFKVTLTKKPRYISEEKCTGCNICVDYCPVKIPDPFNQNLSENKAVHIYFSQAVPLVTYVDPETCLYLKEGKCQICVGACKTNAIDLHQKPETFQIEVGAIILSPGYSTFDPKLRADFGYGKMQNVVTSLDFERILCATGPYEGEVLRPSDRKHPHKIAWIQCVGSRQVTPGGNNYCSAVCCAYSQKQVILAKDHSPTLEATIFHNDVRAYGKDFERFHQRAEKLPDVRFIRSYVTVGREIESTKNVTIRYSTVDQGVKEEEFDMVVLSVGLNPPKDVEALAAKFGIELTDQKFCKNNPYNPIETSKKGIFVSGAFQGPLDIPESVLTASGADALCGQLLSYRRHKLERERVYPDEKDVSKEELKIGVVVCYCGANIGRVVNIPEVIEYAATLPNVSWAGENLFACSTENAKQISDAIVAKGLNRVVLAACTPRTHEPLFRDTCREAGLNQYFFEFANIREHCSWVHSREKENATEKAKEIVRMAVARAAHLEPLQEFQLPVDHTALVVGGGVAGMTAALNMAEQGFEIYLVEKDDDLGGMARRLHYTLEGTEVQPFLEDLVKKVYRHPSIHVWTDSTILDVTGYVGNFTTQVESQGRVREVKHGVSLLATGAAEYKPTEYLCGENENVLTQLELEGEIVAESERVKAAQSVVMIQCVGCRQTDRNYCSRVCCSQAIKNALKLKKINPEIEVQVIFRDMRTYGLKEVYYRQACEQNVKFIRYEADKKPVVEAQGAGFKVTVPDPVLGQLMELEADLVVLAAAVIPSEASQEAGKLFKVSNNPDGFFQEAHVKLRPVDFSADGVFLCGTAHYPKHLTETISQAYGAAGRAVGILSKETVTASGSVCDVNENNCVSCGACITACKYGAISFADTPKGKKARVEPILCKGDGLCNAKCPTQAIYLKHYTDDAIFAQIDAALPPLRGE encoded by the coding sequence ATGAATACCGCAGAGAGAAATATTGGTGACGTACTCATTGTCGGTGGAGGGATCAGCGGTATTCAGGCCGCGCTGGATCTCGCCAATTCCGGGTTCAGGGTCTTCCTGGTGGACAAGTCCCCCGCGCTTGGGGGGAAGATGTCCCAGCTGGACAAGACCTTCCCCACCAACGACTGCTCCATGTGCATCGAGAGCCCGAAGTTCATCGAGTGCTCCCGAAACCCCAACATCGAGATCATCACCTACACCGAGGTGGATCGCGTGGAAGGGGAGGCCGGGGACTTCAAGGTGACCCTCACCAAGAAGCCCAGGTACATCTCGGAGGAGAAGTGCACCGGGTGCAACATCTGCGTGGACTACTGCCCGGTGAAGATCCCGGACCCGTTCAACCAGAACCTCTCCGAGAACAAGGCGGTCCACATCTACTTCTCCCAGGCGGTGCCGCTGGTCACCTACGTCGACCCGGAAACCTGCCTCTACCTGAAGGAAGGTAAGTGCCAGATCTGCGTCGGCGCCTGCAAGACCAACGCGATCGACCTGCACCAGAAGCCGGAGACCTTCCAGATCGAGGTGGGCGCCATCATCCTCTCCCCCGGCTATTCCACCTTCGACCCGAAGCTTAGGGCCGACTTCGGCTACGGCAAGATGCAGAACGTGGTGACGAGCCTCGACTTCGAGCGCATCCTCTGCGCCACCGGCCCCTACGAGGGGGAGGTGCTGCGCCCCTCGGACAGAAAGCACCCGCACAAGATCGCCTGGATCCAGTGCGTCGGCTCGCGCCAGGTGACCCCGGGCGGCAACAACTACTGCTCCGCCGTCTGCTGCGCCTACTCGCAAAAGCAGGTGATCCTCGCGAAAGACCACAGCCCGACCCTTGAGGCCACCATCTTCCACAACGACGTCCGCGCCTACGGCAAGGACTTCGAGAGGTTCCACCAAAGGGCCGAGAAGCTCCCGGACGTCCGCTTCATCAGGAGCTACGTCACGGTGGGGAGGGAGATCGAGAGCACCAAGAACGTCACCATCCGCTACTCCACCGTCGACCAGGGGGTCAAGGAGGAGGAATTCGACATGGTGGTCCTCTCGGTGGGGTTGAACCCCCCGAAGGACGTCGAGGCGCTGGCTGCCAAGTTCGGCATCGAGCTCACCGACCAGAAGTTCTGCAAGAACAACCCCTACAACCCGATCGAGACCTCGAAGAAGGGGATCTTCGTCTCCGGCGCCTTCCAGGGCCCACTGGACATCCCCGAGTCGGTCCTGACCGCCAGCGGCGCCGACGCCCTCTGCGGACAGCTTCTCTCCTACCGGCGCCACAAGCTGGAGCGGGAGAGGGTCTACCCCGACGAGAAGGACGTCTCCAAGGAGGAGCTGAAGATCGGGGTGGTGGTCTGCTACTGCGGCGCCAACATCGGCCGCGTGGTCAACATCCCGGAGGTGATCGAGTACGCGGCGACGCTCCCGAACGTCTCCTGGGCCGGCGAGAACCTCTTCGCCTGCTCCACGGAAAACGCGAAGCAGATCTCGGATGCCATCGTCGCCAAGGGGCTGAACCGCGTGGTGCTCGCGGCCTGCACGCCGAGGACCCACGAGCCGCTCTTCAGGGACACCTGCCGCGAGGCGGGGCTGAACCAGTACTTCTTCGAGTTCGCCAACATCCGCGAGCACTGCTCCTGGGTCCACTCCCGCGAGAAGGAGAACGCGACCGAAAAGGCGAAGGAGATCGTCAGGATGGCGGTGGCCCGCGCCGCGCACCTGGAGCCCTTGCAGGAATTCCAGCTCCCGGTGGACCACACGGCGCTCGTCGTGGGCGGTGGGGTGGCCGGCATGACCGCCGCGCTCAACATGGCGGAGCAGGGCTTCGAGATCTACCTCGTCGAGAAGGACGACGACCTGGGGGGGATGGCGAGACGGCTCCACTACACCCTGGAGGGGACCGAGGTACAGCCCTTCCTGGAGGACCTGGTCAAGAAGGTGTACCGGCACCCGTCGATCCACGTCTGGACCGACTCCACCATCCTGGACGTCACGGGATACGTGGGTAACTTCACGACGCAGGTGGAAAGCCAGGGGAGGGTGCGCGAGGTGAAGCACGGGGTATCGCTTCTCGCCACCGGCGCCGCCGAGTACAAGCCGACCGAGTACCTCTGCGGCGAGAACGAGAACGTCCTGACCCAGCTGGAGCTGGAAGGGGAGATCGTCGCGGAAAGCGAAAGGGTGAAGGCGGCCCAGAGTGTCGTGATGATCCAGTGCGTAGGGTGCCGCCAGACCGACCGGAACTACTGCAGCCGGGTCTGCTGCAGCCAGGCGATCAAGAACGCCCTTAAGCTGAAAAAGATCAACCCCGAGATCGAGGTGCAGGTCATCTTCCGCGACATGCGCACCTACGGCCTGAAAGAGGTCTACTACCGGCAGGCCTGCGAGCAGAACGTGAAATTCATCCGCTACGAGGCGGACAAAAAGCCGGTGGTCGAGGCGCAAGGGGCGGGCTTCAAGGTCACCGTGCCCGACCCGGTCCTGGGGCAGCTGATGGAGCTCGAGGCGGACCTGGTGGTCTTGGCGGCGGCGGTGATACCGTCGGAGGCAAGCCAGGAGGCGGGGAAGCTCTTCAAGGTCTCCAACAACCCGGACGGCTTCTTCCAGGAGGCCCACGTGAAACTGAGGCCAGTGGATTTCAGCGCGGACGGCGTCTTCCTTTGCGGCACGGCCCACTATCCGAAGCACCTGACCGAGACCATCAGCCAGGCTTACGGGGCCGCGGGACGCGCGGTGGGGATCCTCTCCAAGGAGACGGTGACCGCATCGGGTTCGGTCTGCGACGTGAACGAGAATAACTGCGTATCCTGCGGGGCCTGCATCACCGCCTGCAAGTACGGGGCGATCAGCTTCGCGGACACCCCGAAGGGGAAAAAGGCCCGGGTGGAACCGATCCTTTGCAAAGGGGACGGCCTGTGCAACGCCAAGTGCCCGACCCAGGCGATCTACCTGAAGCACTACACCGACGACGCGATATTCGCCCAGATCGACGCGGCGCTTCCGCCCCTTCGTGGGGAATGA